A portion of the Choristoneura fumiferana chromosome 20, NRCan_CFum_1, whole genome shotgun sequence genome contains these proteins:
- the ix gene encoding mediator complex subunit intersex yields the protein MNQMNMHVPINPGGSAPNVGVGMQMAVPPTIMQQPSPQHAQQMQPQMPQQPQPDKMDNISKVKTLMGSLRESIPMTLKSAAQILHQNHNIDSNSQKGIDTPVPRFDKNFEEFFSLCDQMELHLRTAITCIEQAQSAAHYMPAPVIPSRLDAGPNSETTLSYPQYLNTVRLQISYAKDIHDTLVAAAQTEWLKKN from the exons atgaatCAGATGAACATGCACGTCCCGATAAATCCAGGCGGATCAGCTCCTAACGTCGGAGTTGGCATGCAAATGGCAGTACCTCCGACTATCATGCAGCAGCCTTCACCTCAACACGCTCAGCAAATGCAACCACAAATGCCACAGCAGCCTCAACCTGATAAGATGGACAACATATCCAAAGTTAAGACTTTAATGGGATCTCTGCGCGAGTCTATTCCT ATGACTTTGAAATCAGCAGCGCAAATATTGCATCAAAATCACAATATTGATTCTAATTCGCA aaaaGGCATTGACACACCTGTGCCAAGATTTGACAAAAACTTTGAAGAATTTTTCTCTCTATGTGATCAGATGGAACTGCACTTG AGAACCGCAATAACGTGCATCGAGCAAGCACAGTCGGCGGCGCACTACATGCCGGCGCCCGTCATCCCGTCGCGCCTCGACGCGGGGCCCAACTCC GAGACAACTCTTAGCTACCCGCAGTATTTAAACACGGTACGCTTACAAATTTCCTACGCAAAAGACATCCACGACACGCTGGTGGCAGCCGCGCAAACCGAATGGCTCAAGAAAAATTAA
- the LOC141439197 gene encoding DNA repair protein RAD51 homolog 3-like isoform X2 has translation MSAIKIYNATELWQRESGSPSIPSFSLALDNALGNDGIQLGSMTELIGLPGSGKTQLCLQFCASVQIPKILGGLSAEALFVDTNTNFNIHRFKEILFASLSKCQSLLDTSIAVQEEDALKKIHYINAIGLEKFCASIKQLPKLIQEHPNIKLIAIDSIAFPFKEGISAKQRTGLLFRLMADLQRLAMEQQIAVVLTNEMSTRVGLSCGAVVGALGDAWAHRCGRRVLLSGAGAARAALLLKSNDAPTAVARFKITEDGIRDID, from the exons ATGTCggctattaaaatatataatgcgACGGAATTATGGCAG AGAGAGAGTGGTTCACCTTCGATACCTTCATTCAGCCTAGCCCTAGATAATGCACTTGGTAACGATGGTATCCAGTTGGGCTCCATGACAGAACTGATAGGACTCCCAGGCTCGGGTAAAACACAGCTATG TTTACAATTTTGTGCATCTGTCCAAATACCAAAAATTCTTGGTGGGTTAAGTGCTGAAGCTCTGTTTGTAGATACAAACACAAATTTCAATATACATAGATTTAAAG AAATACTCTTCGCAAGTCTAAGCAAATGTCAGAGTCTTTTGGATACAAGCATTGCTGTTCAGGAAGAGGATGCACTGAAAAAAATCCATTACATTAATGCTATTGGTTTAGAGAAGTTCTGTGCCAGCATTAAGCAATTACCTAAACTAATACAAGAACATCCAAAT ATAAAGTTAATAGCTATAGATTCTATAGCATTTCCCTTCAAAGAAGGTATATCAGCTAAGCAGAGGACAGGGTTGCTGTTTCGACTGATGGCTGATTTGCAGCGATTGGCTATGGAACAACAGATTGCT GTGGTGTTAACAAACGAGATGAGCACCCGCGTGGGCCTGTCCTGCGGCGCGGTGGTGGGCGCGCTGGGCGACGCGTGGGCGCACCGCTGCGGCCGCCGCGTGCTGCTctccggcgccggcgcagcgcgcGCCGCGTTGCTGCTCAAGAGCAATGACGCGCCCACTGCTGTCGCTAGGTTCAAG ATTACCGAGGACGGGATCAGGGACATAGATTAA
- the LOC141439197 gene encoding DNA repair protein RAD51 homolog 3-like isoform X1, with protein sequence MSAIKIYNATELWQRESGSPSIPSFSLALDNALGNDGIQLGSMTELIGLPGSGKTQLCLQFCASVQIPKILGGLSAEALFVDTNTNFNIHRFKEILFASLSKCQSLLDTSIAVQEEDALKKIHYINAIGLEKFCASIKQLPKLIQEHPNIKLIAIDSIAFPFKEGISAKQRTGLLFRLMADLQRLAMEQQIAVVLTNEMSTRVGLSCGAVVGALGDAWAHRCGRRVLLSGAGAARAALLLKSNDAPTAVARFKVQITEDGIRDID encoded by the exons ATGTCggctattaaaatatataatgcgACGGAATTATGGCAG AGAGAGAGTGGTTCACCTTCGATACCTTCATTCAGCCTAGCCCTAGATAATGCACTTGGTAACGATGGTATCCAGTTGGGCTCCATGACAGAACTGATAGGACTCCCAGGCTCGGGTAAAACACAGCTATG TTTACAATTTTGTGCATCTGTCCAAATACCAAAAATTCTTGGTGGGTTAAGTGCTGAAGCTCTGTTTGTAGATACAAACACAAATTTCAATATACATAGATTTAAAG AAATACTCTTCGCAAGTCTAAGCAAATGTCAGAGTCTTTTGGATACAAGCATTGCTGTTCAGGAAGAGGATGCACTGAAAAAAATCCATTACATTAATGCTATTGGTTTAGAGAAGTTCTGTGCCAGCATTAAGCAATTACCTAAACTAATACAAGAACATCCAAAT ATAAAGTTAATAGCTATAGATTCTATAGCATTTCCCTTCAAAGAAGGTATATCAGCTAAGCAGAGGACAGGGTTGCTGTTTCGACTGATGGCTGATTTGCAGCGATTGGCTATGGAACAACAGATTGCT GTGGTGTTAACAAACGAGATGAGCACCCGCGTGGGCCTGTCCTGCGGCGCGGTGGTGGGCGCGCTGGGCGACGCGTGGGCGCACCGCTGCGGCCGCCGCGTGCTGCTctccggcgccggcgcagcgcgcGCCGCGTTGCTGCTCAAGAGCAATGACGCGCCCACTGCTGTCGCTAGGTTCAAGGTACAG ATTACCGAGGACGGGATCAGGGACATAGATTAA